In Gavia stellata isolate bGavSte3 chromosome 28, bGavSte3.hap2, whole genome shotgun sequence, a single genomic region encodes these proteins:
- the HOXB5 gene encoding homeobox protein Hox-B5, translating to MSSYFVNSFSGRYPNGPDYQLLNYGTGSSMNGSYRDSSTMHSSSYGYNYNGMDLSINRSASSSHFGAVGESSRGFPSPAQESRFRQASSCSLSSPDSLPCSNSESHGGKPAPSPSDQATSASTTTTNFTELDETSASSGADEGTPISSSIPRAQAEPIATSTAAAEGQAPQIFPWMRKLHISHDMTGPDGKRARTAYTRYQTLELEKEFHFNRYLTRRRRIEIAHALCLSERQIKIWFQNRRMKWKKDNKLKSMSLASAGSAFQP from the exons ATGAGCTCTTACTTTGTAAACTCGTTCTCAGGGCGCTACCCAAATGGCCCCGACTATCAGTTACTAAATTATGGGACCGGCAGTTCCATGAACGGTTCTTACAGAGATTCAAGCACCATGCATTCCAGCTCTTATGGCTACAACTACAATGGGATGGACCTTAGCATCAACCGCTCAGCCTCCTCTAGTCACTTTGGGGCTGTGGGGGAGAGCTCCCGCGGTTTCCCTTCTCCAGCTCAGGAGAGCAGGTTTAGGCAGGCGTCTAGCTGCTCCTTATCTTCTCCCgactccctgccctgctccaaCAGCGAGAGCCATGGAGGCAAACCCGCCCCGTCCCCCTCCGACCAAGCTACTTCtgccagcaccaccaccacaaatTTCACAGAACTAGACGAGACCAGCGCGTCCTCGGGAGCCGACGAGGGCACTCCAATAAGCAGCAGCATCCCCCGAGCGCAGGCAGAGCCCATCGCAACCTCCACCGCGGCAGCAGAAGGGCAGGCACCTCAGATATTCCCTTGGATGAGGAAACTTCACATTAGCCATG ACATGACTGGACCAGACGGTAAGAGGGCGAGGACAGCGTACACTCGCTACCAGACCCTGGAGTTGGAAAAGGAATTCCACTTCAATAGATATCTCACCCGCAGGAGGAGAATAGAGATCGCTCACGCTCTCTGCCTCTCCGAGCGCCAGATCAAAATCTGGTTCCAGAACAGGAGGATGAAATGGAAGAAGGATAATAAACTGAAAAGCATGAGCTTAGCCTCGGCGGGCAGCGCCTTTCAGCCATAA
- the HOXB6 gene encoding homeobox protein Hox-B6: protein MSSYFVNSTFPVSLAAGQEPFLGQIPLYPSGYADPLRHYPSTYGATGVQEKGYTSSPYYQQSNGAYGRSSACDYGAGGFFREKDPACAPPTLDEVPFAPEPRKSDCAQSKTVFGESEEQKCSAPVYPWMQRMNSCNSSSFGPSGRRGRQTYTRYQTLELEKEFHFNRYLTRRRRIEIAHSLCLTERQIKIWFQNRRMKWKKENKLLNSSQLSAEEEEEKTAE from the exons ATGAGTTCTTATTTTGTCAACTCGACCTTCCCGGTGAGTCTGGCGGCGGGGCAGGAGCCCTTCCTGGGACAGATCCCGCTCTATCCCTCGGGCTATGCGGATCCGCTGAGGCACTACCCCAGCACCTATGGAGCCACGGGCGTCCAGGAGAAGGGCTACACCTCCTCTCCCTACTACCAGCAGAGCAACGGAGCCTACGGCCGCAGCTCCGCCTGCGACTATGGGGCCGGCGGGTTTTTCAGGGAGAAGGACCCCGCCTgcgccccccccaccctggACGAGGTGCCCTTCGCCCCCGAGCCGCGCAAGTCGGACTGCGCGCAGAGCAAAACTGTGTTCGGAGAGAGCGAGGAGCAAAAGTGTTCCGCCCCGGTTTACCCCTGGATGCAGCGGATGAACTCTTGCAATA GTTCCTCCTTCGGGCCCAGCGGCCGCAGAGGCCGCCAGACCTACACCCGCTACCAGACgctggagctggagaaggaatTTCACTTCAACCGCTACCTGACCCGGCGCCGGCGGATCGAGATCGCCCATTCCCTCTGCCTGACGGAGCGGCAGATCAAAATCTGGTTCCAGAACCGCAGGatgaagtggaaaaaagagaataaattgCTCAACTCCTCGCAACTGAgcgcggaggaggaggaggagaaaacgGCGGAGtga